The region gctactactatactatactactataggctactactatactatactaccatGATATATgctattactatactatactactataataaACCACTATTCTATAGGCTACTACTATGCTATAGGCTACCTCTATACTATaagctactactatactatacttctatactataggctactactctactaatataatataggctactactatactattacaagCTACTACTATAATATaggctactactatactatactattataaGCTACTACTATAATATAGGCTACTACTATAGTATACCACTATGGGCTGCTACTATAATATAtgctactacagtactacacctcAATACAACTATACTATcagctactactatactatactactataggctactactatgctactgtactactataagctactattatactatactttaggctactactaggctactatactttactactatagcctactactatactatatcatAATACTATAAGctactactatactatgccaCACTATgccatactatactactatacgcTATTACTATACTATAGGCTACTTCTATAGGGCTATAATATACTACTATAGGCTACTGCTATACTACGCTACTATACTATAGGCTACTACTATACTTCtctactataccataccactgTAGGCTATTGCTatactatactaccatactactatacaactatactactatagactactactatacaactatactatactactatagactactactatacaactatactatactaccataggctactactatactatactactatactatatgttgcacctatactgtggtactatactataggctactactatagtataatactatatgctactactatactataggctTCTACTATAATACTATAGGCtcctactatactataataaTATAGGCTGCTACTATACTGCTGTGGGctaatactatactactatattactataggCTACTATACTATAggctgctactatactactatgggcttgtgacgtagaagtccgtcactacTAGCATTTGggtctttaacgcacacacatattcatcactattataagataagttaacaatgtgggtcgacacacaaattaacttctgtcttggtgcatgcatttcacttatcaatgttcatatttgagagatacaataattattatacttatcaatgttgtggatgagtgcattgtttgtttgttctgttcctctctccatctctgtggcttccgggtatgctggaaaaggacctagctaagggaattgggttggctttatagtgcctgtcccaaatggctcattaatgcatatgggcatattgaaagatattgtcagtagtgatgtaatgttgtaaatgttatgttgtgatattgtttaaaaccgtgttgcaatgtatatcctttagtatgtttagttcatggaaaatgtaggtttgtattgttaattgattaattaattagggttaattgttctgaggggaggggctagccctacaaaaggagcctctttCAGTCATGAaggggcagtttggattgagctatggggcagcattgtttttaagctgtcccataaggtagacgttgatggcagtactgttgtttttttgttccggaatcacttgtaaataaacacctttgcacagaagaacttttgcggttccgccatctttttattttgatagaggttaggttatccagtttagccttctggcctactctacgtgacagggctactactttactactatgggctactactatactactataggctgctactatactactatgggctactactatactatagatggCTAttgtactactattatactactatactatgttataccactatactacagtcaCCTGCATTTGATCCAAGTCTAATTACAACATATCTCAACttcaggtcctggatggctggccTTGTATATCTGAGAGCTTGCAGTGGGCTCCAGGATGTCCTCTGTACCTGATGGGACAGTACACAGCACTTCAGGTATATTGGTATTTTTTGCTAATCGCACAATGAAAATATTTTGTAGAAATAATAGAATGGAATGTCAGAGggagaatatttcattcattcatatatTGCTGGGAATTTGTCAAAGCATTGACAGACACAAGTAATGAAAAAATGGTAATGGATTAAAAAAAGAAGTAGCTTTTCGGGGTTTTGGAGGGGTGGAATGATAACCCAATGGAGTGTTGGCAAAAACGCAGCAGAGCAGGGATAGCCTTTTGATATATTTATACGCTTGTATTTTCTTTAGTCTTTCAAGGCCGCAATATAGGCTCTGAAATATAGGCAACATATGGCTTGGAAAGTAGACCTATGTGAGAATCTCTTTTGTAGGGTACTCGTCGATAGAGACTCAGTTGGTTATGTAATACTGTACAGTCAGTGTGACTCAGCTGTATTCCCTTTGTTGTCACAAAACAGGTTGGTCCGCACGCGCTGAATCTGGCAGGAGGACAGGCTGCAAGCGCGCGCATCGCGAAGGACATAATATTCCAGCACCGCCGGAGTGGTTACGGAGGGACAGGGTCACAAACCACCGTGGAGACAGCACACACCGAAGAATACATTCAGCAGATGCACGGGCTGATGTGGTTATGATTAAAGACCTTAGCGCAAGTAATGTTTTGATGTCAAAGGGAGATTTACGCAGCGATAGATCATGGATTCAGCTGCCTTCCTAGTTGAGAATAAACTACACCTCACCCCTTCCTAGCTCAGAATAAACTCCCCCCCCTTCCTAATAAACTGCACCTCACCACTTTTTATCTGAGAATGAACTAACTCTCCCTCTTTTTTTTATTCAAACTAATCCCTTGCGGTCAATCACGCCCTTCATGTCCGTACATGCGCAACAGATACAGTGTTGGCAACCGCGACAACAACATGACTGCTTGGAAGATGATGGGTTTATAATTCTGTTGTTGCCATCACactgggaggatttgacagcctACATTACGTGCTTGTCTGATTGTAGTTGATATTCGGAGTAAATTAGTCTTGTTGAGTCCACATCCAACTTCTGCAAGGTTAGTAACATTGAGTTTCGTGTATCAAAGTAAACTCTACTCCACGGAGAAGTCCGCTAAATTTAATTTATCCTAGCTAGAGACCGATGCTGTTATTGATCTGTCATGTTGTATTTTTACTCCATATTATCCCAATAAAAGTCTTAGCAAAATAAGAAATATTGTAACATCTAATAACAAAACACTCGTTATGGTGTTTGTTATTGACGTGATGTTTTGTATTGACGTTGAACAATGACGGTGGGTATTTGAAGGCTTAGGATATATATTCAATGCAGTTATTTTTCCTTTTCTCTTCAGTATTTTTGTTCAAGGTGTACCATAATAAATAAGGTACTACTAGTAAATAACCCTATCCTCTACAATGAGGATACGAAGAGTTGTGAAGACGGTGTTGAGTGTGGAGCAGGTAGAAGGTGTGGGAGCCCATGTCCGCAGAAGCATAGGAAGAAAGGAGGTGAGTTactgtcatgctgtctgtcttaCATCTGCCTAGTTTATCATGTTTAATAATATCCTTTTAAAATACCAAACTAAACCACATATTATGACATAGTAGGCTAGTAGGCTGATATCTTGTCCATCCATGTATTTCAGTTGATTAACCTGGATCCTTTCTTGATGTTGGATGAGTTCAAAGTCAAAAAGCCATCTGGCTTCCCTGATCACCCCCACAGAGGCTTTGAGACCGTGAgtaggttatctctctctctctgtctgtctctctctgtctgtctgtctctctgtctgtctttctctgtctgtctgtctctgtctctctctcgctagcgCGATGCAGCATCtatattgtctctgtctgtctgtctgtctgtctctctctctctcgcgatGCAGcatctatactgtctctctctctgtgtctgtctagcTAGCGCGATGCAGcatctatactgtctctctctttctggagtGATACAGTGTTGTGTTCTGACTGAACCCCTTGTGGAATAACAGGTTCATATGAGGCCGTTGAGGGAGGATGAGGCACATACACCATTAATGATGAGGGAGGATGAGGCACATACACCATTAATGATGAGGGAGGATGAGGCACATACACCATTAATGATGAGGGAGGATGAGGCACATACACCATTAATGATGAGGGAGGATGAGGCACATACACCATTAATgatgagggagatgagggaggatgaggcacatacaccattaatgatgagggaggatgaggcacatacaccattaatgatgagggaggatgaggcacatacaccattaatgatgagggaggatgaggcacatacaccattaatgatgagggaggatgaggcacatacaccattaatgatgaggaggatgaggcaCATACACCATTAATGATGAGGGAGGATGAGGCACATACACCATTAATGATGAGGGAGGATGAGGCACATACACCATTAATGATGAGGGAGGATACACCATTAATGATAAGGGAGGGTGAGGCACATACACCATTAATGATAAGGGAGGGTGAGGCACATACACCATTAATGATAAGGGAGGATGAGGCACATACACCATTAATGATGAGGTAGGATGAGGCACATACACCATTAATGATGAGGGAGGATGAGGCACATACACCATTAATGATGAGGGAGGATGAGGCACGTACACCATTAATGATGAGGGAGGATGAGGCACATACACCATTAATGATAAGGTAGGGTGAGGCACATACACCATTAATGATGAGGGAGGGTGAGGCACATACACCATTAATGATAAGGTAGGGTGAGGCATGTACACCATTAATGATGAGGGAGGGTGAGGCACGTACACCATTAATGATAAGGTAGGGTGAGGCACGTACACCATTAATGATGAGGGAGGGTGAGGCACGTACACCATTAATGATAAGGTAGGGTGAGGCACGTACACCATTAATGATGAGGGAGGGTGAGGCACATACACCATTAATGAAGAGGGAGGATGAGAAACATACACCATtaatgattaaaaaaaaaatgcatttaacctttatttaaccaggtaagctagttgagaacaagttctcatttgcaactacaacctggccaagataaagcatggcagttcgacacataaaacaacacagagttacacatggaatgattaaaacatacagtcaataatacagtagaaaaaaagtctatatacagtgagtgcaaattaggtcaaataagggagttaaggaaataaataggccatggtggtgaagtaattacaatatggcaattaaacactggaatggtagatgtgcaaaagatggatgtgcaagtagagatactgtggtgcaaaaggagctaaataaatagatacagtatggggatgaggtagatagatgggctgtatacagatgggctatgtacaggtgcagtgatctgtgagatgctctgacagatggttcttaaagctagtgagggagatgggaatctccagcttcagtgatttttgcagttcgttccagtcagtggcagcagagaactggaaggaaaggcgaccaaaggaggaattggctttgggggtgaccagtgagatatacctgctggagcgtgtgctatgggtgggtgctgctatggtgaccagtgagctgagatagggcggggctttacctagcagagacttgaagATAACCTgttgatgagggaggatgatgcacgtacaccattaatgatgagggaggatgatgcaCATACACCATTAATGATGAGGGAGGGTGTGGCACACATACCATTAATGATGAGGGAGGATGAGGCACATACACCATTAATGATGAGGGAGGGTGTGGCACACATACCATTAATGATGAGGGAGGATGAGGCACGTACACCATTAATGATGAGGGAGGGTGTGGCACACATACACCATTAATGATGAGGGAGGGTGTGGCACACATACACCATTAATGATGAGGGAGGGTGTGGCACATACCCCATtaaagatgagggagggagaggcacatTCATCATTGATGCACTTCCTGCTAACGACCAGCAGATGGCACTAACAGGCCAACTGTAGTGTAAGCCTTGTCCAGAGAAAGCTTCTCACTAGGTTTGTTAAACATAGCATTAGCTTGCTTTTGGATACTGGGGTTTGAATGAAAACCCACCAATATCACATATTTagacagaggggaggaaggaaattAAACTTCTGCTTTGGAAGTGGTGTTTCCTCAACCATAAAGGCGATGGTCCACAGTGGGAATTTATAGAGTCAAAACAAGTGTTTTTAATAGAAAGGTCTCGGCCTGTGTTTGATACTGTAGATACATGTGTAACCTAACATAGTGTCTATCCTGGCCCAGACCAGATGAGGCCATAGGCCCAgctgatactgtagatacatgTGTAACCTAACATAGCTTCTATCATGGCCCAGACCAGATGAGGCCATAGGCCCAgctgatactgtagatacatgTGTAACCTAACATAGCGTCCACCATGGCCCAGACCAGATCAGACCATAGGCCCAgctgatactgtagatacatgTGTAACCTAACATAGCTTCTATCATGGCCCAGACCAGATCAGACCATAGGCCCAgctgatactgtagatacatgTGTAACCTAACATAGCTTCTATCATGGCCCAGACCAGATGAGGCCATAGGCCCAgctgatactgtagatacatgTGTAACCTAACATAGTGTCTACCATGGCCCAGACCAGATCAGACCATAGGCCCAGCTGATACTGTAGATGTGTAGCTTAGTGTCCATCTGGCCGCGGACTGGACCAGACCTGACGGGGGCGGGGCTGAAGAGCCCACGGCCCAGCATTCCATGCAGCAGGTGTGTTGGCTCACTGTTACATCTCAGAGCTCAAAGCCGCGTGCGCTGCCAGATCAGAGAGAGGCTCTCGCCCTCCTGGCTGGAGGCTTGGAAGCCTCTCTGAGAGACAGATGTTTACCTCTAACCTCTACAGCTGTCTACTTCCTGTCCGTTTTGACCTCAGTCCATGTGGCAGCGGAATGGACACGGAGTGAACACGGGCCCTTGTCTGTCCTGGTCAACGGACACtgcattgcacacacacacacacacacacacacacacacacacacacacacacacacacacacacacacacacacacacacacacacacacacactgtacatatttCGTCTGTTAGACTTGCATGAGGAAAATAGGAAATCAATGATTTACCATACTATGTTTTCCAGTCTTACGAGCTTTATGATGTGATTTCCTTCCCAATCCATTCATGTTTACAACCGAGATTCATTCATCTCTTTTCTAATCTCAACCTCAATTGGCAAAGACTTAGAGAAAGTTGTTTTCCACTTCTCTAGACACGGTTGGTATTCGGCGGAGGGATAACTGCAGAGCACAGTTAATGTTTTGTTTTGCCTCCCAAGCTGTTATGTAAAATCAGCAATGGCTCATCTATGGCTTTGTGAATATATTTGGATCTATTTTGTCTTTGTTTAGGTGACCTACGTTTTGAAAGGCGTTTCAGCCCATGAGGATTTCTGTGGCCACTCTGGACTACTGAAACCAGGGGATTTACAGGTAGAGAAACACCTCACTGTACGGTATGTAGGTTCCTACTCTTCACCATACCAGAACCAATGAAGCTTCGTGCCTTCGGGGCATTTCCTGTGTTTTCCCCATGCAGCAGTCGTAAAGCTGTTGTccctggtcagtcagtcagcatcAACCAGGAAGTGGTTTAATAGGCACTAAATACACTaatgccactggcattaaacaaagcatgtgtgtctatGTACGCTAATGATTCAACCATAAACACATCAGAAACCACAGccaatgaagtcactgaaacccttattaaagagttgcagtctgttttggaatgtgtggccagtaataaactggtcctgaacatctctaaaactaagagcattgtatttggtacaaatcattccctacgTTGTGGACCTCAGCTGAAtgtggtaatgaatggtgtggctgttgaacaagttgatgaCACTAAATTAtgtcatgttctgtgtggacccaCTAAGAGGAGCTGCTTCTTTCTCAACAGCTAacagggatcctaataaaataccaagatACTACTACAAGAgacttgttgtgttgtgtgtgtgtgtgtgcaacagctaactgggatcctaataaaatactactACACGGGACTTGTTGTGTGCGTGcaacggggagagagagcggagagacaAACACCATTGGTGGGGGCTGGAGCTACTAACCCAGGGCAGACGGGTTTCCTCACAGTGGAACAGGAGGGGAAAGCTGCTGACGAAAGTTTTAAGTGTTATTGCTCAATTAGCTTCCCACAGCAACGCTGCATCACCCTCTGGGCACTGAAAACGTGCATTAGAAATGGCTCCATATTCCCTATTGCACTACCTtaaactattccctatatagtgcactacttttggcttaaacccctattccctatatagtgcactacttttggctaaaacccctattccctatatagtgcactacttttggctaaaacccctattccctatatagtgcactacttttggctaaaacccctattccctatatagtgcactacttttggctcaaacccctattccctatatagtgcactacttttggctcaaacccctattacctatatagtgcactacttttggctaaaaaccctattccctatatagtgcactacctttggctaaaacccctattccctatatagtgcactacttttggctaaaacccctattccctatatagtgcactacttttggctcaAACCCCTATTCCCTGAGCCCTTATTCTCTAGACCAAGGGTACTccactcttaccctacgaggtccggagcctgctggttttctgttctacctgataatgaattgcacacacctggtgtcccaggactaaatcaggccctgattagaggggacaATGAGAACACGCAGTGGAAATGGCTTCGAGGTCCAACGTTGAGTTTGAGGGCTCTAGACCCTATTTAGTGCACAGCTTGGCCCCTGGACCAAAAGTAGTAGCAGCCATTTTATTTTAATGTTAGCGGAGCTTTGAGACGAACAATGGACATCCACTAGGTACATATCACAGCACTGGGGAAGATAGACATCCACTAGGTACAGTGGGGAAGATAGACATCCACTAGGTACAGTGGGGAAGATAGACATCCACTAGGTACAGTGGGGAAGATAGACATCCACTAGGTACAGTGGGGAAGATAGACATCCACTAGGTACATGTCACAGCAGTGGGGAAGATAGACATCCACTAGGTACATATCACAGCAGTGGGGAAGATAGACATCCACTAGGTACATATCACAGCAGTGGGGAAGGAAAGGTGTAAATGTGAAGTTAAATTCCTCCTGGAAACCAGTTAGTTCCAGTATTAAGTCCACATGGGTGATTTATTATGGAAGTCATATCAGACAACATTGATTTCatgtatattatactgtacaaTACTCCTTTATATGGTTAGTAattgtgtcttgtgtgtgtgtgtgtctatgcctctctgtatctgtgtgtgtgtttatgcctctctgtatctgtgtgtgtgtgtttctgtgtgtgtgtgtctatgcctctctgtatctgtgtgtgtgtgtctatgcctctctgtatctgtgtgtgtgtgtctatgcctctctgtatctgtgtgtgtgtctatgcctctgtatctgtgtgtgtgtgtctatgcctctctgtatctgtgtgtgtgtgtttctgtgtccgtCTCTGTGTGTCTTCATAAGTGGATGACGGCAGGCCGAGGGGTGGTCCATGCAGAGATGCCCGTGTCTGAGGAGCCCGTCCAGGGCCTGCAGCTGTGGGTCAACCTGAGGAGGGAGGACAAGATGGTGGAGCCCCAGTACCAGGAGCTGAAGGACAGCCAGGTCCCCAAGCCCAGCAGGGAGGGGGTCACTGTGGCCGTCATCTCTGGACAGGCCCTGGGGGtacaggtgaggagcaccatactaaccataaccctgggtgtacaggtcaggagcaccatactaaccataaccctgggtgtacaggccaggagcaccatactaaccataaccctgggtgtacaggccaggagcaccatactaaccatagccctgggtgtacaggtgaggagcaccatactaaccataaccctgggtgtacaggccaggagcaccatactaaccataaccctaggggtacaggtgaggagcaccatactaaccataaccctgggtgtacaggtgaggagcaccatactaaccataaccctgggggtacaggtgaggagcaccatactaaccataaccctgggtgtacaggtcaggagcaccatactaaccataaccctgggtgtacaggccaggagcaccatactaaccataaccctgggtgtacaggccaggagcaccatactaaccataaccctgggtgtacaggccaggagcaccatactaaccataaccctgggtgtacaggccaggagcaccatactaaccataaccctgggtgtacaggtgaggagcaccatactaaccataaccctgggtgtacaggccaggagcaccatactaaccataaccctgggtgtacaggtgaggagcaccatactaaccataaccctgggggtacaggtgaggagcaccatactaaccataaccctgggtgtacaggccaggagcaccatactaaccataaccctgggtgtacaggtcaggaacaccatactaaccataaccctggtgaGGAGCACAGGTGAGGAGGGTGTACaggcaccatactaaccataaccctgggggtacaggtgaggagcaccatactaaccataaccctgggtgtacaggccaggagcaccatactaaccataaccctgggtgtacaggccaggagcaccatactaaccataaccctgggtgtacaggtcaggagcaccatactaaccataaccctgggtgtacaggccaggagcaccatactaaccataaccctgggggtacaggtgaggagcaccatactaaccataaccctgggtgtacaggtgaggagcaccatactaaccataaccctgggtgtacaggtcaggagcaccatactaaccataaccctgggggtacaggtcaggagcaccatactaacgcgccatactaaccataaccctgggtgtacaggccaggagcaccatactaaccatactaCCCCCTGGGTGTACAGGtcaggagcaccatactaaccataaacCCCCTGGGTGTACAGGccaggagcaccatactaaccataaccctgggggtacaggtcaggagcaccatactaaccataaccctgggtgtacaggtgaggagcaccatactaaccataacccttggTGTACAGGccaggagcaccatactaaccataaccctgggggtacaggccaggagcaccatactaaccataaccctgggggtacaggccaggagcaccatactaaccataaccctgggtgtacaggtgaggaacaccatactaaccataacccttcgtatacaggtgaggagcaccatactaacgcaccatactaaccataaccctgggtgcacaggtgaggagcaccatactaaccataaccctgggggtacaggtgaggagcaccatactaaccataaccctgggggtacaggtgaggagcaccatactaaccataaccctgggggtacaggtcaggagcaccatactaaccataaccctgcagtgaggagcaccatactaaccataaccctgggtgtacaggtcaggagcaccatactaaccataaccctgggtgtacaggtgaggagcaccatactaaccataaccctgagtgtacaggtgaggagcaccatactaaccataaccctgggggtacaggtgaggagcaccatactaaccataaccctgggggtacaggtgaggagcaccatactaacgcaccatactaaccataaccctgggtgcacaggtgaggagcaccatactaaccataaccctgggggtacaggtcaggagcaccatactaaccataaccctgagtgtacaggtgaggagcaccatactaaccataaccctgagtgtacaggtgaggagcaccatactaaccttaaccctgagtgtacaggtgaggagcaccatactaaccataaccctgggtgtacaggccaggagcaccatactaaccataaccctgggtgtacaggtgaggagcaccatactaaccataaccctgggggtacaggccaggagcaccatactaaccataaccctgggtgtacaggccaggagcaccatactaaccataaccctgggggtacaggtcaggagcaccatactaaccataaccctgggtgtacaggtgaggagcaccattctaaccataaccctgagtgtacaggtcaggagcaccatactaaccataaccctgggggtacaggtgaggagcaccatactaaccataaccctgggtgtacaggccaggagcaccatactaaccataaccctgggggtacaggtgaggagcaccatactaaccataaccctgggggtacaggtgaggagcaccatactaaccataacccgggtggtggtagtgggtgtgGCCAGTTGTGCGGTTTTAGAGGCCCTCTTCTTGGCCGCAGAGACAAACTGCTGctgttttaaagcacatttcctgcaattctatacattttgccgcggggcagagagaacattgtactgttttttttaaagctaatttcatgCCATTCAAAAAAATGTGCCATAGGGCTGAGAGAAGATTTTAAAGCTAAATTccttcaattctacacatttagccGTGGCTTATGCCTTGTTCTTATGCTATCTGAATGACTCAAACAGTACAACAAAATCAATGTGGGGCCCCATGACatgatattttttacattttggatTCATCCCgactgtttatttttattttgggggattgttagttctcaaaggtAATCATTAAATATATATACTGCTCTATTATATTTTCCACATATTTTATCTGGGTTTTAGTTATTTAAGTTTATACAAGTTCTTATGGATGTTTGTTCTGACTTCCACATGACATCAGCCAGTGTTGCACCACGGGATGGTAAAACGATTTCTTATTTTTATATATACGTTTTTCGGTGGCGTCCACGAATTAGCAACGGCAGTGCGCCGCTGCTAAAAGCATTTAGGAGAAACACTGGTTGATGTCACGTGGAAGTCATAACAAACAGTCATAAGAATATGTATAAACTTAACCGACTAAAAATAGATTTATATAGTTCTCACCCTACAATGTAACGCATTTGTAATCACAGGTCCAAAACCACAGTGGATGAAAAGGGGGGGGAGTTTATCATCTCCATCATTGTCATCATCAGTGTTCCTTTATCACTGTATTATACAGAATGAATACTTAATGTCG is a window of Oncorhynchus masou masou isolate Uvic2021 chromosome 7, UVic_Omas_1.1, whole genome shotgun sequence DNA encoding:
- the LOC135543126 gene encoding pirin-like, with product MRIRRVVKTVLSVEQVEGVGAHVRRSIGRKELINLDPFLMLDEFKVKKPSGFPDHPHRGFETVTYVLKGVSAHEDFCGHSGLLKPGDLQWMTAGRGVVHAEMPVSEEPVQGLQLWVNLRREDKMVEPQYQELKDSQVPKPSREGVTVAVISGQALGVQSKIFTRTPTLYLDFKLDGGAKHVQPVPSGWTSFIYTLAGSVCVGEFPLFSFC